The DNA segment GACAACCAGAAATTCCCCAAGCCCTTTCGCACGTGCTGTGCGGACATAGTCCTCTCGCATCGTCTCCAGCATTGAGGAACGGGTAAACCTTGCCAGAATCGCCATGATCCCTGCTCCTTCTGTAAGTGACGGCAGCACATATGCCCTCCAACTTGCAAGCCCTCCCGTAGGAAACCATCCAAGACCCACGGAAAATAGCTGTATCAATTCTAGTCCCAGCCAGAATCCCGGAAGGGATATTCCTGATATGGCAATCAGCATAGCAATATAATCGAAAGCCCTTCCCTGCATAACCGCTGACACGATACCCAAAGATACGCCAATAATCACAGCCCAGATCATGGAGCAGACCGTCAGCATAATTGTGGGCTTGAGTCTGGGTATAATTGTCTGCACGACTGTTTTTCCGTTTTTCACTGAAAGCCCAAGGTCCCCGGTAAAAAGTCCTTTCATATATTTCCCATACTGGACAAGTAACGGGTCATTCAGTCCCAGCTGCTCTCTTACAAGTTCCACATCCGCCTTTGTTGCATCCTGCCCTGCAATCTGTCTCGCCGGATCGCCTGGGATCATGTGTATAAACATAAATATTAAAAATGATATGACAATAAGGAGCGGAATTGCACTTAGTATCCTTTTTATCGCATAGCGTCCCATTCATCTAACCTCCTATTCTAATAGAACTGCCATCATAATAATGGCAGTTCTGCATCTAAAACAATCCGTAAATTCGCTGGGATTTTACTGAGCGAGTTTTGCATCAGCAAAATTAAAAGCTCCGTCCGGTGAAACATAGACCCCTGACAAATATGATTTTTCAGCAAAGATAACCTGATCATTTCCCAGGAATAACCATGGGCAGTCCTTCCATGCACGCTCCTGCGCATCTGCATAGATCTTTTTCTGATCTTCGGGATCAGCATTCGAAAGACCTTCATCCAGATCTTTATCAAAATCCTTGTTGTTGTAATATGCCGTATTCGCACTTACCGGCGGACACATGGTGCTGTAAAGCAGTGAACGCAGAGAGCCATCCATTGTGAAATCAGATGCTGACCAGTTGACATACCACATATTGATTTTCGATTCCTCTTTGTCTACATAAATTTTGTCGTTAATAGTTGCCGGTTCCATCGGCATAACATCCACTTCTATTCCAATCTGCTGAAGCTGCTGTTTAATAAAAGTCATACCTTTGATTTCCTGTGTGGTATTATCACCCCATAACGTCAGCTTAAATCCGTCCTCGTATCCAGCTTCTTTCATCAGTGCTTTCGCCTCATTCAGATCATATTTATAAGCCGGCTGCTCAACGTAGCCGCTGATGCTCTCAGGAACCACAGATGAGGCTGGTTTTCCATAACCGGAATACATCAGCTGAACATATGCATTCTTGTCGATTGCAAGATTCATAGCTTTGCGGACTTTGAGGTCTTTCAGTTCCGGCTGATCCATGTTCAATGTCACATATCTCATAATATTGGAATCAGATGCTTTTACACTCAGATCATCTGTGCCTTCCACAGCCTTAATCTGATCCACCGGCATCGGATATACAAAATCAGCTTCTCCTGTCTGCAGCATTGCAGTACGGGTTCCTGCCTCTGGTGCCTCCTTGATCGTGACTGTATCTACACCTGGTTTATCACCCCAGTAATTATCATTACGTTTCAAGGTTGTATGATCTCCCTCTTCCCATTCAACAAAGGTGTAAGGGCCTGTCCCAACCGGATGATTCATGATGTCATTCCCATACTGTGCAAGTGCAGCTGGGCTGATAATACAAAACTGGGTCAGGCGATTGATGAACGGACTCCATGGTTTTGTCAGTTTAAAGATAACGGTATTCGGATCCGGGGTCTCAACACTGGCAACTCGTGGTTCCTCAGAACCGTCATCATTTGTCACGATAAAAGTTCTCCTCTGCCTCAGATCGTTGTTCTTATCCACAACCCTGTCATAATTTGCCTTGACTGCCTCTGAGTCAAAATCGGTTCCATCATGGAATTTGATTCCTTCATTCAGATGAAAGGTGTAGGTCAAAGAATCATCTGAAATCTCCCAATCCTTTGCGAGCTGCCCTGCAATTTCATTGTTCTCGTCAAACTTTACAAGGTTCTCATAGACACCCCGGGTAGCCGATATCGCATTCGTATCCGGAATATTTGCGGGATCCATTGAACTTACACTTCCCTCAATTGCAATCACAAGATCATTGTCTTTTGATTTTGAGTCTGTATTCTTAGCTTTAACGATGTATCCATCCTTGTCCACTTTTCCATTTTCAGCTGTACTTGCATCTTGGCTGCTGCTGTTGGCAGATGAACTGTTGTTGTCCTTCTTTCCGCCGCATGCGG comes from the Blautia liquoris genome and includes:
- a CDS encoding ABC transporter permease, with the protein product MGRYAIKRILSAIPLLIVISFLIFMFIHMIPGDPARQIAGQDATKADVELVREQLGLNDPLLVQYGKYMKGLFTGDLGLSVKNGKTVVQTIIPRLKPTIMLTVCSMIWAVIIGVSLGIVSAVMQGRAFDYIAMLIAISGISLPGFWLGLELIQLFSVGLGWFPTGGLASWRAYVLPSLTEGAGIMAILARFTRSSMLETMREDYVRTARAKGLGEFLVVMRHAFKNSLIEIVTVGGLQVGGLLSGSVMAETVFSIPGVGRLLVDSINFRDYKVVQALLLFFALEYIIINLIVDLLYGVINPKVRYS
- a CDS encoding ABC transporter substrate-binding protein, whose amino-acid sequence is MKNYKKVISVLLAGTMMFSLAACGGKKDNNSSSANSSSQDASTAENGKVDKDGYIVKAKNTDSKSKDNDLVIAIEGSVSSMDPANIPDTNAISATRGVYENLVKFDENNEIAGQLAKDWEISDDSLTYTFHLNEGIKFHDGTDFDSEAVKANYDRVVDKNNDLRQRRTFIVTNDDGSEEPRVASVETPDPNTVIFKLTKPWSPFINRLTQFCIISPAALAQYGNDIMNHPVGTGPYTFVEWEEGDHTTLKRNDNYWGDKPGVDTVTIKEAPEAGTRTAMLQTGEADFVYPMPVDQIKAVEGTDDLSVKASDSNIMRYVTLNMDQPELKDLKVRKAMNLAIDKNAYVQLMYSGYGKPASSVVPESISGYVEQPAYKYDLNEAKALMKEAGYEDGFKLTLWGDNTTQEIKGMTFIKQQLQQIGIEVDVMPMEPATINDKIYVDKEESKINMWYVNWSASDFTMDGSLRSLLYSTMCPPVSANTAYYNNKDFDKDLDEGLSNADPEDQKKIYADAQERAWKDCPWLFLGNDQVIFAEKSYLSGVYVSPDGAFNFADAKLAQ